Proteins encoded within one genomic window of Pectobacterium araliae:
- a CDS encoding Rpn family recombination-promoting nuclease/putative transposase translates to MAAHDAIFKQFLSDPAVAKDFFAIHLPEEIRHICDFSSLQLQSASFVDEELRARISDMLYSIQTTTGQGYIYCVIEHQSRPEKLMPFRLLRYALAAMQQHLSQGHDTLPLVVPLLFYHGQRSPYPYTLCWLDGFADAIQAEKLYNAAFPLVDLTVIPDEDIKTHRRVALLELVQKHIRTRDMLELAQDIGLLFERWQIPLPQKRAILFYIARSGNTSKPADFIEAIAQSLSTDREAIMTIAQQLEKIGFEKGIKHGIQQGMKASARNIARQLLLSGMEPAQVCQITQLSAAELAQLSQEPNE, encoded by the coding sequence ATGGCTGCGCATGATGCGATTTTTAAACAGTTTCTCAGCGACCCAGCCGTCGCAAAGGATTTTTTCGCCATCCACCTGCCAGAAGAAATCAGGCATATCTGCGACTTCAGTTCGCTACAACTGCAATCAGCCTCTTTTGTTGACGAGGAACTACGCGCAAGAATATCGGATATGCTGTACTCAATTCAGACTACCACAGGGCAAGGTTATATCTATTGTGTGATCGAACATCAGAGCCGCCCAGAAAAGCTGATGCCGTTTCGCCTGCTGCGCTACGCGCTGGCTGCCATGCAGCAGCACCTCTCTCAAGGTCACGATACGTTGCCGCTCGTCGTTCCTTTACTGTTTTATCACGGCCAGCGTAGCCCTTATCCCTATACGCTGTGCTGGCTCGACGGTTTTGCTGACGCTATTCAGGCAGAAAAACTCTACAACGCCGCCTTTCCTTTAGTTGACCTAACGGTGATACCGGATGAGGACATCAAGACGCATCGCCGCGTGGCGCTGTTGGAACTGGTGCAAAAACACATTCGCACACGAGATATGCTGGAACTGGCCCAGGATATCGGGCTATTATTTGAACGCTGGCAGATACCACTGCCGCAAAAAAGAGCGATACTGTTTTACATCGCGCGGAGCGGCAATACATCCAAGCCCGCCGATTTTATTGAGGCTATCGCGCAATCTCTGTCAACGGATCGGGAGGCGATCATGACCATCGCACAGCAGCTTGAGAAAATCGGGTTTGAAAAAGGCATCAAACATGGCATACAGCAAGGAATGAAAGCCAGTGCTCGAAACATTGCTCGTCAGCTTCTACTTAGCGGCATGGAACCTGCTCAGGTTTGTCAGATTACTCAGTTAAGCGCGGCGGAACTGGCACAGCTCAGTCAGGAACCCAACGAGTAA